The following coding sequences are from one Humulus lupulus chromosome X, drHumLupu1.1, whole genome shotgun sequence window:
- the LOC133806158 gene encoding uncharacterized protein LOC133806158, giving the protein MVEGLQGTIQKWLWNIGNEDLGTFTEVSTEVETEMRTNATGSLKFEKNPVRSVLYSITKKQGNFTVNIHERKCNSKRFQQDEIPCCHALIEIVKRRLSCYNYCFKNYKTTTMRGKYEATLNPLPNECEWKLVEHLEIK; this is encoded by the exons ATGGTAGAAGGCCTACAAGGCACCATTCAAAAATGGTTATGGAACATTGGAAATGAAGATCTTGGAACTTTCACAGAAGTTTCAACAGAAGTTGAAACTGAAATGAGGACAAATGCTACTGGAAGCCTCAAATTTGAG AAGAACCCTGTTAGAAGTGTCTTGTACTCGATTACTAAGAAACAAGGAAACTTCACGGTCAATATACATGAAAGAAAATGCAACAGCAAAAGATTCCAACAGGATGAAATACCTTGCTGCCATGCATTGATTGAAATTGTAAAAAGAAGACTTAGTTGCTACAACTACTGCTTCAAAAACTACAAAACAACTACAATGAGAGGAAAATATGAAGCAACTCTTAACCCATTGCCTAATGAGTGTGAATGGAAACTAGTAGAACATCTAGAAATAAAATAG